The genomic interval TATTAACACGAGACAGCTACTCTCTAAATGCCTTCATGCCTGGAACCATGGACACCCTAGGCTATGACTGCACCGCCTCCGGTGTGGGCGGCCCGGGAATCCTCCCCGAGATTCAAGGCGGCACCTGCCCTCCCTCATCGCGTACTTTCGACGTCGTCCGAAACGAGACCGGCATGACCGTCATCGTCAGCGTTCAAGTATCTCTTCTTAGCTACACCAGGGGCGCGCATTTCATTCCCAACGAGCAGATCCAGGTCATGAAAGGCGTTACTCCGACTGGGGATTACACGGCCTATGTTGGACCCAAGGACTTTCCGCTGGAGAGGATATGGTAGTAGTGCAGGGATGATGGACGTTCAACGCGGGACATAGGCTTGCAAGATGTTCGTATTCACTCATTTCTCGGAACGCATCAGAGGTTTTCTAAACCGCACTGCGGTTATGTCTATTCCAATTCTAGCAGCATTAAGCCTCATAGCTACACCAAGTCAAAAGCATTACCCAACGTCATGCTGTTCCCCAACACCGTCCAATGCAAAGCCCCAACTCCTAGCTAAagcaccaacagcaccactTAAGCCTGCGTGGTAGCgcaatcaccacctcccaacccaccactgCAGAGACGGGTGCAGCCGATGCCGAGATCAGCGGTCTTGATGCACTCGTCGTTCTTGACGCGGGTGATGAGATCGCCCTTGCAGTTGGGACCCTCGCTGTCCTGGTAGGCGAACCAGACATCGGAGAAGGAGTCGGTCCTGATGGACTTGATGtcggaggggatgggggcatCACCGGTGGAGAAACCGTTGAAGACCTTCTTGTCGACTTCGGTACCGCTGTGAGAGATTTGTTAGGGGGGTTTcgcttggtgatgggggttagGAACTTACCAGTTCTCATCACTAAACATCTTGGTGGCAGCGCCGAAAGCAGTGCTGGCGCAGCCGGcaatgaggaggatggtggtggcggcacGCATTTTGGATGGTTGATTAGAAGAGTTGGTAAAagtgggttgttgatgtgttgtGAGTTTgctgtgttgtgttgtgattgtgttgctgttgttgttgttctgatCTTCCGACTTTACGAAGAGGAACGAATCATTTTATGTCTTCCTGACGATAGTACAGTCCCATGTTCAGGTCTGTGTTATCTTCATTCGGAACGGTTGACCGATTACAAGCCGTAGTATCTGGCTATAGCCATGGCTCTCCCAGGTCTCTGGACAGCTTCTGGGAGGCTAAGTGTTTCTCGGTTTCCTCAGGTCATGACCTGCGAACCCTGTGACTGCAGCGCATTGTGCAGTTAAGAATCAGCAATGAATGCATGAAAACAACCTCGAACTTGCATCATCTGTTCCGTCGGCCGTATAGGTCCAGGCTTGCCTTCTCGGCTAACCTGTCTGGTGCCAGCGGTAGCTAGACCTGAGGCCTGTAACAGGTATGAGAGGATGCCTCTGGcggccatgatgatgtttcACAACCTATATTTGGAATTGTCCAATGCCAGACGATCTCGGACTTGATATCTCGCACTCAGAGTCGTGTGAAGCCGCGAAGGAACCTGATTTGCCGCGGCCCGCAACGAATCCGACGACGCGGCCGAATTCGCGGCCGCCCATGCGGCCTTTGTCGATCGGATATTGTAAATCGATTGACAACATTATCAGCAACTCCTAGT from Podospora pseudoanserina strain CBS 124.78 chromosome 6, whole genome shotgun sequence carries:
- a CDS encoding hypothetical protein (EggNog:ENOG503PE5J), whose protein sequence is MLRFFLLYFSNVSSFTFTWTEQLSNPIFNSRHSSPVIAKMKLSLLALASAASAAVITTRDVVFEARNFTASCVPHSAMCFYSLNAFMPGTMDTLGYDCTASGVGGPGILPEIQGGTCPPSSRTFDVVRNETGMTVIVSVQVSLLSYTRGAHFIPNEQIQVMKGVTPTGDYTAYVGPKDFPLERIW
- a CDS encoding hypothetical protein (EggNog:ENOG503PUHE), whose amino-acid sequence is MRAATTILLIAGCASTAFGAATKMFSDENCGTEVDKKVFNGFSTGDAPIPSDIKSIRTDSFSDVWFAYQDSEGPNCKGDLITRVKNDECIKTADLGIGCTRLCSGGLGGGDCATTQA